One Gavia stellata isolate bGavSte3 chromosome 34, bGavSte3.hap2, whole genome shotgun sequence DNA window includes the following coding sequences:
- the LOC132320234 gene encoding olfactory receptor 14C36-like, translating to MYFFLLNLSLLDLGSISTTLPKSMANSLWDTRAISYGGCALQVFLFLFFLSSEYFLLTVMAYDRYVAICKPLHYGTLLGSSACVHMAAAAWGSGFLNALLNTANTFSLPLCKDNALYQFFCEVPQILRLSCSDTYLSEVGLIAFIAFLVFGCFVFIVLSYVQIFRAVLRIPSEQGRHKAFSTCLPHVVVVSLFISTAMVAYLKPPSIFSPVLNLMVSFLYSVVPPAVNPLIYSMRNQELKDALSKLVTGCLSAAIGCLPSSAAASQRLS from the coding sequence atgtacttcttcctcctcaacctctccctccttgacctgggctccatctccaccactctccccaaatccatggccaattccctgtgggacaccagggccatctcttATGGGGGATGTGCTCTCCAGgtctttctgtttctattttttctatcatcagaatattttcttctcactgtcatggcctatgaccgctatgttgccatctgcaaacccctgcactacgggaccctcctgggcagcagtgcttgtgtccacatggcagcagctgcctggggcagtgggtttctcaacGCTCTGCTGAACACGGCCAATACCTTTTCACTGCCACTCTGCAAAGACAATGCCTTGTACCAATTCTTTTGTGAAGtcccccagatcctcaggctctcctgctcagacacaTACCTCAGCGAGGTTGGGCttattgcttttattgcttttctagTTTTcgggtgttttgttttcattgtgctctcctatgtgcagatcttcagggctgtgctgaggatcccctctgaacagggacggcacaaagccttttccacctgcctccctcacgTGGTCGTCGTCTCCCTGTTTATCAGCACTGCCATggttgcctacctgaagccgcCCTCCATCTTCTCCCCAGTTCTCAATCTGatggtgtcatttctgtactcggtggtgcctccagcagtgaaccccctcatctacagcatgaggaaccaggagctcaaggatgccctgaGCAAACTGGTAACTGGATGTCTTTCAGCAGCCATAGGCTGCctaccttcctctgcagctgcctcccagcGTTTGTCGTGA
- the LOC132320235 gene encoding olfactory receptor 5AP2-like: protein MADGERDNGTSSTDFVLLGIRDVPTLQKLLFLLLLMIYSVTMVGNILIVVLVVADQHLHTPMYFFLGNLSSLETCYSSTILPQLLASFLTGDSSISAHGCMAQFYFFASFATTECYLLAAMSYDRYLAICQPLLYASLMTWKVSLHLAAASWLGGSLLLVVVTVLLSQLQFFGPKAIDHFFCDLRPLLELACSDTRAITIVSFIFGIFDVVFPFLFTLASYICIIAAILRIPSSTGRQKAFSTCSSHLTLVTIFYGTLFVVYMLPRTDTLRHLNKAFSFFYTVLTPLVNPFIYSLQNREVREAIRKVLRKALPCTQSSRYLGDTGKRHF from the coding sequence ATGGCCGACGGGGAAAGGGACAACGGGACATCATCCACGGATTTTGTGCTGCTGGGAATACGTGATGTCCCCACACTCCAGAAgctgctctttctcctcttgcttATGATCTACTCAGTCACCATGGTTGGGAACATCCTCATCGTTGTGCTGGTGGTGGCTGACCAGCATCtgcacacccccatgtacttcttcctgggCAATCTGTCCTCCTTGGAGACCTGCTACAGCTCCAccatcctgccccagctgctggccagcttcctgactggggacagcagcatctctgctcaCGGCTGCATGGCTCAGTTCTACTTCTTTGCTTCCTTTGCGACTACTGAGTGTTACCTGCTGGCAGCCATGTCCTATGATCGGTATTTGGCCATATGCCAGCCCTTGCTCTATGCAAGCCTCATGACCTGGAAGGTCTCTCTACACCTGGCAGCTGCATCTTGGCTGGGGGGTTCACTGCTGCTGGTGGTAGTCACAGTCTTGTTATCCCAACTGCAGTTCTTTGGCCCCAAGGCCATTGACCACTTCTTCTGTGATTTAAGACCATTGCTGGAGCTTGCCTGCAGCGACACCAGAGCAATCACAattgtttctttcatatttgGTATCTTCGATGtagtttttcccttcctgttcaCGCTGGCCTCCTACATTTGCATCATAGCTGCCATCCTGAGGATCCCATCCAGCACTGGCAGGCAGAAGGCCTTCTCCACTTGCTCCTCTCACCTCACTCTTGTCACCATTTTCTATGGCACCCTTTTTGTTGTCTATATGCTGCCCAGAACAGACACCCTGAGACACCTCAACaaagctttctcctttttctacactGTCCTCACACCCCTGGTCAATCCCTTCATCTACAGCCTGCAGAACAGGGAGGTCAGGGAGGCCATCAGGAAGGTGCTCAGGAAAGCCCTGCCTTGCACCCAGAGCTCACGCTACCTTGGTGACACAGGCAAAAGACACTTCTAG